The proteins below come from a single Methanothrix thermoacetophila PT genomic window:
- the csx2 gene encoding TIGR02221 family CRISPR-associated protein has protein sequence MDRYIMDNRVLLTALGLNPKETTYTLGNRTCKSLLSPVALYNLLPEDERFDRVLALCTEEVLEKTFPLLREELPVMCEPTRVHSGVSAGDLQATLHNMLEKIPEKAELILDVTHGFRHYPFLFFTACLYLKALKDVKIKKIWYGRLDAKNPDGATPFIDLSILLEMIDWFRVVQSFRDMSNPKALADKLLAYKRDVIKPDTNIPPSTKKKYSAVSSAAKEFAELFGIGLPVEIGMASADLQRLIEELRVEGDLSAIKILLAEDLLLEIENAAERFRLPEGVEKKDLILDIGEIHRQEKLIDAYFEAGYHNNAIGLIRELIISRLMLEDEDGRNSWLDKSQREKIERCIGALMDYSKKNSADLTKDRKELAGIWSSVIDARNKLHHYGMTKDIVSDKQIGIPKWWDDLKQRLDDNSFWDCGFGGGSGRLLISALGLHPGFLYTALRNVNPELCLVIASHETVGRWDELARMASYSGDFDVKEMDAHSFDDGKTIVVNSGELLVRFDEVVCNLTGGTAAMQYAVIQLARRAERLGRNVRWIAVIDNRSIEEQNLNPYVEGEVVFLEDAGI, from the coding sequence ATGGATCGATACATTATGGATAATCGCGTTCTTTTGACTGCCCTGGGGCTCAACCCAAAGGAGACGACGTACACACTGGGGAACAGAACCTGCAAGTCCCTCCTGTCCCCTGTGGCTCTGTACAATCTGCTTCCGGAAGATGAGCGGTTCGATAGAGTGCTGGCCCTCTGCACGGAGGAGGTTCTCGAAAAGACGTTTCCCCTGCTCAGGGAGGAGCTGCCTGTCATGTGTGAGCCCACGCGTGTCCACAGCGGCGTCAGCGCTGGCGATCTTCAGGCGACCCTGCATAACATGCTGGAGAAGATACCGGAGAAGGCAGAGCTCATCCTGGATGTGACGCACGGCTTCAGGCACTACCCGTTTCTGTTCTTCACCGCATGCCTGTATCTGAAGGCTCTGAAGGATGTTAAGATCAAAAAGATCTGGTACGGAAGGTTGGATGCAAAGAACCCTGATGGTGCAACACCATTCATCGATCTGAGCATCCTCCTTGAGATGATCGACTGGTTCCGAGTCGTTCAGTCCTTCAGGGATATGAGCAACCCGAAGGCCCTTGCGGATAAGTTGCTTGCATACAAGAGAGATGTGATAAAGCCGGATACGAACATACCTCCCTCCACTAAAAAGAAATACAGCGCGGTCTCCAGCGCTGCAAAGGAGTTCGCAGAGCTGTTCGGCATAGGCCTTCCAGTGGAGATCGGCATGGCTTCAGCAGATCTGCAGAGGCTGATAGAAGAGCTTCGTGTGGAGGGAGATCTTTCAGCAATAAAGATCCTCCTGGCAGAGGATCTGCTGCTGGAGATAGAAAATGCAGCAGAGCGCTTCAGGCTGCCAGAGGGCGTTGAAAAGAAAGATCTCATTCTCGATATCGGGGAGATCCACAGGCAGGAGAAGCTAATAGATGCATACTTCGAGGCAGGTTACCACAACAACGCTATCGGGCTGATCAGAGAGCTTATCATAAGCAGGCTAATGCTCGAAGATGAGGATGGCAGGAATAGCTGGCTCGACAAATCACAGCGAGAGAAGATCGAACGATGTATTGGAGCCCTCATGGATTACAGCAAAAAGAACAGCGCAGATCTTACAAAAGACAGGAAAGAGCTTGCTGGTATATGGAGCTCCGTTATCGACGCCAGAAATAAGTTGCACCATTATGGGATGACGAAAGATATTGTGAGTGATAAACAAATCGGGATCCCGAAGTGGTGGGACGATCTGAAGCAGCGTCTCGACGACAATTCGTTTTGGGATTGCGGTTTTGGAGGTGGCTCTGGCAGGCTTCTGATCTCGGCACTTGGCCTTCACCCAGGCTTTCTCTATACCGCTCTGAGGAATGTGAATCCAGAGTTATGCCTGGTGATTGCATCACACGAAACTGTGGGCAGATGGGATGAGCTCGCCAGAATGGCCAGTTACAGTGGCGATTTCGATGTTAAGGAAATGGATGCACATTCATTTGACGATGGCAAAACCATCGTTGTCAACTCAGGGGAGCTTCTCGTCAGATTCGATGAGGTTGTGTGCAACCTGACGGGTGGCACAGCTGCCATGCAGTATGCGGTCATCCAGCTGGCAAGGAGGGCAGAGCGGTTGGGAAGAAATGTCAGATGGATCGCGGTCATCGATAATCGTTCAATTGAGGAGCAGAATCTGAACCCTTACGTCGAGGGGGAGGTGGTCTTTTTGGAGGATGCAGGGATATGA
- a CDS encoding IS5-like element ISMth3 family transposase, producing the protein MAYEDNRNWREYNEKLVRRGWFYLSTDFVNNWDEELLKMNKNKNGRPYRYPETFIQFCGLAYAFLHLPYRQLEGFIQALSGFVPGLLAADYSTLWQRITNLELNIPIPDNDLVVAVDSTGMKVTNRGDWMRESHGVERRGWIKVHIAVDVETRKPVTFEITDETVTDHEMVKPLLEDVKLEDSLMDGAYDKEGVFDFMKEKGVDMPGIKIRKNAIVKAGSSRAEPVLEFMKYGYHSWKIVHGYGRRWAAESVFSAIKRIFGETVRATSKEGMIREVRRMFTFYTIILSV; encoded by the coding sequence ATGGCCTATGAGGATAACCGCAATTGGCGCGAATACAATGAGAAATTGGTTAGGCGAGGATGGTTTTACCTTAGCACTGACTTTGTGAATAATTGGGATGAAGAGCTACTGAAGATGAATAAGAACAAGAATGGCAGACCCTATCGCTATCCTGAGACATTTATTCAATTTTGTGGTTTAGCATACGCCTTTCTTCATTTACCATACAGGCAGCTCGAAGGATTTATTCAGGCGCTAAGCGGATTTGTTCCTGGGCTGTTGGCTGCCGATTATTCGACATTATGGCAGAGGATTACGAATTTGGAGTTGAATATTCCAATACCTGATAACGATTTAGTGGTCGCAGTTGACTCAACAGGAATGAAGGTTACGAATAGAGGCGACTGGATGAGAGAAAGTCATGGTGTTGAACGCAGAGGCTGGATAAAAGTGCATATCGCCGTAGATGTTGAAACAAGGAAGCCCGTAACCTTCGAGATAACCGATGAGACCGTCACTGATCATGAGATGGTAAAACCGCTGCTGGAAGATGTTAAGCTTGAAGATTCACTGATGGATGGAGCTTATGATAAGGAGGGGGTATTCGATTTCATGAAAGAGAAGGGCGTAGATATGCCTGGAATCAAGATCAGGAAGAATGCTATCGTCAAAGCAGGCTCGTCCAGAGCCGAACCAGTTCTTGAGTTTATGAAGTATGGATACCACAGTTGGAAAATTGTGCATGGATATGGAAGAAGGTGGGCGGCTGAAAGTGTATTCTCAGCAATTAAGAGGATATTTGGCGAGACTGTGAGGGCCACTTCGAAGGAAGGCATGATTCGCGAAGTACGCAGGATGTTCACATTTTATACTATAATTTTAAGCGTATAA
- the crn3 gene encoding CRISPR-associated ring nuclease Crn3/Csx3, with amino-acid sequence MESVVFYHIGVESPIAPDEPLPPLPPIPRGALVVVEGRAPIWRYGLALHRLHGSPAGAIAVFDPRLGAVVVASHTPAYRPGQVVDVTPP; translated from the coding sequence ATGGAGAGCGTTGTCTTCTACCACATCGGGGTCGAGTCGCCGATCGCGCCGGATGAACCGCTGCCGCCGCTGCCGCCCATCCCGCGGGGTGCGCTTGTCGTCGTGGAGGGGCGGGCGCCGATCTGGAGATACGGTCTCGCCCTTCATCGCCTCCACGGCTCTCCCGCGGGGGCGATCGCGGTTTTTGACCCCCGACTCGGCGCGGTCGTCGTCGCGTCGCACACACCTGCGTACAGGCCCGGGCAGGTGGTCGATGTGACGCCGCCTTAG
- a CDS encoding type III-B CRISPR module-associated protein Cmr3, whose amino-acid sequence MIYLRITPVDSWFFRDGRPFHLGEATSDVGGLFPPSAFTVVGAIRAHLARSMGWREGKWSEEICRVLGDGYDLAGLRFRGPLLCREGDRGPEMLYPAPLNLLGKRNDSGYEMRLLRPGEEVECDLGRVRLPTAEKIDGMKQLSGYVNGDQLKQVLRGEVPEGRVIPREELWGTEYAVGLERERDTRTAKEAHLYSINRIRLVRGVHLIMGVEGIDEGLLEKLDGAVMPIGGEGRMGCVEMLSPGKGVSEIRQEIGPIDGRVRFTLVHITPAFLGRWPRPGESIPGVPGEVVSACVGRALRIGGWDSVNRRPVELKPFIPPGSVWFCEAEADELNDVMSVSRIGEYTGFGFGEIALGIW is encoded by the coding sequence ATGATTTATCTCAGAATCACCCCGGTGGATTCCTGGTTCTTCAGGGACGGAAGGCCGTTCCATTTGGGAGAGGCGACATCAGACGTTGGGGGGCTCTTTCCCCCAAGCGCGTTCACTGTGGTCGGAGCGATAAGGGCGCACCTCGCCCGGAGCATGGGCTGGCGTGAAGGGAAGTGGAGTGAAGAGATCTGCAGGGTGCTCGGGGATGGGTATGATCTGGCTGGTCTCAGGTTCAGGGGACCGCTGCTCTGCAGGGAGGGAGATCGCGGTCCAGAGATGCTGTATCCAGCGCCGCTGAACCTACTCGGGAAGAGGAACGACAGCGGGTACGAGATGAGGCTACTCCGTCCCGGGGAGGAGGTGGAGTGCGATCTTGGAAGGGTCAGGCTTCCCACAGCGGAGAAAATCGATGGCATGAAGCAGCTGTCAGGATACGTAAATGGAGATCAGCTGAAACAGGTATTGAGGGGAGAGGTTCCGGAGGGACGGGTGATCCCGAGGGAGGAGTTATGGGGGACGGAGTACGCTGTCGGTCTTGAGAGAGAAAGGGATACAAGAACAGCTAAGGAAGCGCATCTTTACTCGATAAACAGGATCAGGCTTGTGCGCGGAGTGCATCTGATCATGGGCGTTGAGGGGATCGATGAGGGCCTCCTGGAAAAGCTGGACGGCGCGGTGATGCCCATCGGCGGAGAGGGGCGGATGGGGTGTGTCGAGATGCTCAGCCCCGGAAAAGGCGTCTCTGAGATCAGGCAGGAGATCGGGCCGATCGACGGACGGGTCAGATTCACGCTGGTGCATATCACCCCGGCGTTTCTGGGGAGGTGGCCCCGTCCGGGAGAGAGCATCCCCGGGGTTCCTGGGGAGGTCGTATCAGCCTGCGTGGGGCGAGCCCTTCGCATCGGTGGCTGGGATTCTGTTAACAGGAGACCTGTGGAGCTCAAGCCGTTCATTCCACCGGGATCCGTCTGGTTCTGCGAGGCTGAGGCGGATGAGCTGAACGATGTTATGAGCGTGAGCAGGATAGGAGAGTACACAGGATTTGGTTTTGGAGAGATTGCTCTAGGCATTTGGTGA
- the cmr5 gene encoding type III-B CRISPR module-associated protein Cmr5 — MSERSLEQERAKHALEAVNSIRGESWAGKFRSYVERLPPAIVMNGLGQAMAGELAAAGRAGEMSDDKKAHNKLYELVAGWIRTRRIYSAEENLMKAIVDGDQKQYVLAQAEALAYLEWLKKFSQAFLEKDKEA, encoded by the coding sequence ATGAGTGAGAGGAGTCTGGAGCAGGAGCGTGCGAAACATGCGCTGGAGGCTGTGAACTCCATCAGGGGTGAAAGCTGGGCGGGCAAATTCCGGAGCTATGTGGAGCGCCTGCCTCCTGCCATAGTGATGAACGGCCTGGGCCAGGCGATGGCTGGCGAGCTTGCAGCTGCGGGCAGGGCGGGGGAGATGAGTGACGACAAAAAAGCCCATAACAAGCTCTACGAGCTGGTCGCGGGCTGGATTCGCACGAGGAGAATCTACTCAGCTGAGGAGAATCTGATGAAGGCGATTGTTGATGGCGATCAGAAGCAGTACGTTCTCGCCCAGGCTGAGGCGCTGGCGTACCTTGAATGGCTGAAGAAGTTCAGCCAGGCCTTCCTGGAGAAGGATAAGGAGGCGTGA
- a CDS encoding DUF1887 family protein — protein MKAMLCLISEQHVPNLLGVHELRPDLLVLLETEGMKRREAANRFLKALAIGGQDYLTRNEIVPLEDGDSIEETERALKGVYERYRDAEWIVNITGGTKPMSIGAYGFFRQKKNARIIYVSASDQSRALDFSGGADIPLSHRISVAEFLAGYGFDVLHYDKVQENEERSRRWLGLAAEIAARSQNGAILGLLANLSRISKERRGRYRGLKISESDGLFLNDGHLREMIASSFGLACDGGHFTGALDKYAVRFLTGGWLEVFTWGLLRGLDRVWDVHLGLQIGMKNEKLQNDLDVVFMTDQSLRIVECKSGGQEHDREGSDTLYKIEAIRKQLGALRVRSYLVTTSDNVIDSETGNIKEHLEDRSRLYECNIVKPEDVRSLAQMYLAGDVRLNARVAQVFNIRQAV, from the coding sequence ATGAAAGCGATGCTCTGTCTTATCAGCGAGCAGCATGTTCCGAACCTGCTGGGCGTTCACGAGCTGCGGCCGGATCTCCTCGTGCTGCTTGAGACCGAGGGGATGAAAAGGAGGGAGGCTGCAAACAGATTCCTGAAAGCCCTTGCGATCGGAGGTCAGGATTACCTAACAAGAAATGAGATCGTGCCGCTGGAGGATGGTGACTCAATAGAGGAGACTGAGAGGGCGCTGAAAGGGGTCTATGAGAGATACAGAGATGCGGAGTGGATCGTGAACATCACAGGCGGCACGAAGCCGATGAGCATAGGAGCATACGGGTTTTTCAGGCAAAAGAAGAATGCCAGGATAATCTATGTCTCCGCGTCTGACCAGTCGAGGGCGCTGGACTTCTCGGGTGGAGCGGACATACCTCTGAGCCACAGGATATCTGTGGCTGAGTTCCTCGCAGGCTATGGGTTTGATGTGCTCCATTACGACAAGGTCCAGGAGAACGAGGAGCGGAGCAGGAGGTGGCTTGGTCTTGCAGCAGAGATCGCGGCGAGGAGCCAGAATGGCGCCATTCTCGGGCTTCTCGCGAATTTATCGAGGATATCGAAAGAGCGGAGGGGCAGGTACAGGGGACTCAAGATCTCAGAATCAGATGGTCTATTTCTGAACGATGGTCATCTGCGTGAGATGATCGCTTCGAGCTTTGGTCTGGCATGTGATGGTGGGCACTTCACAGGCGCCCTGGATAAATACGCTGTCAGGTTCCTCACAGGCGGCTGGCTTGAGGTCTTCACATGGGGGTTGCTGAGGGGGCTTGATCGTGTCTGGGATGTGCATCTCGGTTTGCAGATTGGAATGAAGAACGAGAAGCTCCAGAACGATCTGGATGTTGTGTTCATGACAGATCAGTCCCTCAGGATCGTGGAGTGCAAGAGCGGCGGGCAGGAGCACGACAGGGAGGGGAGTGATACGCTGTACAAGATTGAGGCGATACGGAAGCAGCTCGGAGCACTTCGTGTTCGATCCTATCTTGTCACGACCTCTGATAACGTGATCGATTCCGAGACCGGTAATATCAAGGAGCATCTGGAGGACAGATCGAGGCTCTATGAGTGCAACATTGTGAAGCCTGAAGATGTTCGCAGTCTTGCGCAGATGTACCTCGCAGGTGACGTGCGGCTGAACGCGAGGGTTGCGCAGGTCTTCAACATACGGCAGGCGGTTTGA
- the cmr6 gene encoding type III-B CRISPR module RAMP protein Cmr6, with product MPLPLYRTISEPKCVEGNAGLWYDKFCDMWNDDFNSLGDNGKKEWIRTVVRNVGDEALLREIKERVISLISNSGGKAMLFRTTAPFVTGLGRSHPVENGFAWHHTLGIPYLPGSSVKGIVRGWARLWRNLDNGEIRRIFGPDGAGSVGSVIFLDALPVRPVELKAEIMTPHYGPYYRGDKPPEGWPADWHSPVPIPFLAVAEGQEFLFGVIPRKEATQDCEKVIGWLKEALQEIGAGAKTAVGYGRFACIEAETPEEAAPEPMTPGREWLEKLAEEMGKSVEDFAKECPKVLADRWNAIENDELKGMVRQEIMQIYQCMNLWEDAPSKSMRKTLDRYKAWR from the coding sequence ATGCCACTGCCTCTTTACAGAACCATCTCTGAGCCCAAGTGTGTAGAAGGAAACGCAGGGCTCTGGTACGACAAGTTCTGCGACATGTGGAACGATGATTTCAACAGCCTGGGGGATAACGGCAAGAAGGAGTGGATCAGGACTGTTGTGAGGAATGTGGGAGATGAGGCTCTCCTCAGGGAGATCAAGGAGCGTGTGATCTCCCTGATCTCAAATTCGGGCGGAAAGGCCATGCTCTTCAGGACCACCGCGCCGTTCGTCACAGGCCTCGGGAGGAGCCATCCTGTGGAGAACGGCTTCGCGTGGCACCACACGCTCGGCATCCCGTACCTTCCTGGCTCATCTGTTAAGGGAATTGTGAGGGGCTGGGCGCGGCTGTGGAGGAATCTGGACAACGGGGAGATCCGCAGGATCTTCGGACCGGATGGCGCAGGCAGTGTGGGATCCGTTATCTTCCTGGACGCCCTGCCGGTCAGACCTGTGGAGCTGAAGGCGGAGATAATGACGCCTCACTACGGGCCGTACTACAGAGGTGATAAACCTCCAGAGGGCTGGCCTGCTGACTGGCACAGCCCTGTGCCGATACCGTTCCTCGCTGTCGCTGAGGGCCAGGAGTTCCTCTTTGGGGTGATTCCGAGAAAAGAAGCCACTCAGGACTGCGAGAAGGTGATCGGATGGCTCAAAGAGGCGCTGCAGGAGATCGGCGCGGGCGCAAAGACCGCAGTCGGATACGGCAGGTTCGCCTGCATCGAAGCAGAGACCCCAGAGGAAGCGGCGCCAGAGCCCATGACACCGGGGCGCGAGTGGCTGGAGAAGCTCGCCGAAGAAATGGGAAAGAGCGTGGAGGATTTCGCTAAAGAGTGCCCAAAAGTGCTCGCTGACAGGTGGAATGCGATCGAGAATGATGAGCTCAAAGGGATGGTCCGGCAGGAGATCATGCAGATATACCAATGCATGAATCTCTGGGAAGACGCGCCCTCAAAGAGCATGCGAAAGACTCTGGATCGTTACAAGGCCTGGAGATGA
- the cas10 gene encoding type III-B CRISPR-associated protein Cas10/Cmr2, with protein MSDSSSEINFTIGPVQGFIAQARRTRDLWSGSFLLSYLSGCAMAEIRRCDGRIKVPDVEGDQLLRWIESDGEGAPPRIGTLPNRFVASAEDPAGAARSAAEGVRSRWKKIADCVWNKYVEGVADQGKNTREIWERQVNNFWEIHWTIGAMEGMEARKNWRICTDWSDGRPTIEWGDHCTIMSDWQEISGYVRSIERKKQDDFWKEIRQETSGMDLRSDERLCAIALIKRMFPSVAEDAIGWEVSADRWPSTLYVAAIPWLSAVIESAERDYANDYAKKAFSYAEHIQRKGVAEQIFGRKDLFLEIDANFYHTTSLKNPKSTPLKMTPEDGDEPEDVRRRREELIECLEELYNKKGKPSPFYAMLLMDGDNMGRLIRESGEAVSRALASFAKDVERVVHDNLGVLVYAGGDDVLAMLPVERAMSCAYRLSVSFAESFEAQGMEATISAGLVFASHRVPLRSVMREAHSILDDIAKDENGRGSMAVSVLKGSGRYCRWVSSWKGAVSPENEVVLERLAKNLSEKPDGIEASSSFFYKSRELLLMLAGEQRWSPGMFFDLSHLGGLDIETLLQAEYLNALEHRSEITEEVRDSAVRYVRDLLSVSRRHRGPEHERATGKEICADGMLLVKFLSQKGVQE; from the coding sequence ATGAGCGATAGCAGTTCCGAAATAAACTTCACAATCGGTCCTGTTCAGGGGTTCATCGCGCAGGCGCGCCGTACGAGAGACCTCTGGAGCGGCTCGTTTCTCCTCTCGTACCTCTCCGGATGCGCCATGGCTGAGATACGGAGATGTGATGGCAGAATAAAGGTTCCAGATGTAGAGGGAGATCAGCTGCTCCGCTGGATCGAGAGTGATGGTGAGGGTGCACCACCCCGGATCGGCACACTTCCCAACAGGTTCGTGGCATCTGCGGAAGACCCTGCTGGCGCTGCCAGAAGCGCCGCGGAGGGTGTGAGGAGCAGGTGGAAGAAGATCGCAGACTGTGTTTGGAATAAATACGTGGAGGGCGTCGCAGATCAGGGAAAGAACACGCGTGAGATCTGGGAGAGGCAGGTGAATAACTTCTGGGAGATCCACTGGACGATCGGCGCGATGGAGGGAATGGAGGCGCGCAAGAACTGGAGGATCTGCACAGACTGGTCAGACGGTCGACCGACCATTGAATGGGGAGATCACTGCACGATCATGAGCGACTGGCAGGAGATCTCAGGCTATGTGAGATCCATTGAGAGGAAAAAGCAGGATGATTTCTGGAAAGAGATACGCCAGGAGACCAGCGGGATGGATCTCAGAAGCGATGAACGGCTCTGCGCGATCGCCCTGATCAAGAGGATGTTCCCATCGGTGGCAGAGGATGCCATAGGATGGGAGGTCTCCGCGGATCGCTGGCCCTCCACGCTCTACGTGGCAGCGATACCATGGCTCAGTGCTGTAATTGAATCAGCTGAGAGGGATTATGCGAACGACTACGCGAAAAAGGCGTTTAGCTATGCGGAGCACATACAGAGAAAGGGTGTTGCAGAGCAGATCTTCGGAAGGAAAGACCTGTTCCTGGAGATCGATGCGAACTTCTACCACACCACCTCCCTGAAGAACCCGAAGAGCACCCCACTCAAAATGACCCCGGAGGATGGGGATGAACCGGAGGATGTGAGGAGAAGGCGGGAAGAGCTTATTGAATGCCTTGAGGAGCTTTACAATAAAAAAGGGAAACCCTCTCCATTCTACGCCATGCTCCTCATGGACGGGGACAACATGGGGAGGCTGATCAGGGAGAGTGGAGAGGCTGTGAGCAGAGCTCTTGCATCCTTCGCAAAAGATGTTGAGCGTGTCGTGCACGATAACCTTGGAGTCCTGGTGTACGCGGGTGGAGACGACGTCCTCGCGATGCTGCCTGTTGAAAGAGCGATGAGCTGCGCGTACAGGCTCTCTGTCAGTTTCGCGGAGTCGTTCGAAGCTCAGGGGATGGAGGCGACCATATCAGCGGGATTGGTCTTCGCCAGCCATCGCGTGCCGCTCCGCTCTGTTATGCGAGAGGCGCACTCCATCCTGGACGATATAGCGAAGGATGAGAACGGCAGGGGAAGCATGGCTGTCAGCGTCCTCAAGGGCAGCGGCAGGTACTGCAGATGGGTCAGCTCCTGGAAGGGTGCTGTATCTCCAGAGAACGAGGTCGTTCTGGAGCGGCTGGCGAAGAATCTCTCAGAGAAACCTGACGGCATAGAGGCGTCGAGCTCGTTCTTCTACAAGTCGAGAGAGCTGCTGCTCATGCTCGCCGGCGAGCAGAGATGGAGCCCGGGAATGTTCTTCGATCTCTCACATCTCGGAGGTCTGGATATAGAGACGCTCCTGCAGGCCGAATACCTCAACGCGCTTGAGCACAGATCTGAGATAACAGAGGAGGTACGCGACAGCGCGGTGAGATACGTGAGAGATCTTCTTTCTGTGAGCCGGAGGCACCGGGGCCCTGAGCATGAGCGGGCAACTGGCAAGGAGATCTGCGCGGATGGCATGCTGCTTGTGAAGTTCCTGTCACAGAAGGGGGTTCAGGAATGA
- the cmr4 gene encoding type III-B CRISPR module RAMP protein Cmr4 — protein MRLEIMRGMMLGMLAETHIHSGAGRSEGFVDLPVAREAVTSYPVIAGSSLKGALRDAARERGMDESIFGDQDRAGDVLVSDARLLLLPVRSLTGSYRWVTCPHILERLSRDMRLCGISDGFEGASVERGKACCTDDLNQIFLEEREFQRSNGIDGALIDALKKMVPHKQTASRLERQLVIISDDDFGWFASYGLPVIARNKLDDNKKSKNLWYEEALAPDTLMYAMVFERKDGALGKVQSMFETKPYLQLGGNETVGMGWFAVKILEQGEGR, from the coding sequence GTGAGGTTGGAGATCATGAGAGGCATGATGCTCGGCATGCTTGCCGAAACCCACATACATTCAGGAGCAGGCAGGTCTGAGGGTTTTGTGGATCTGCCTGTGGCGAGAGAGGCTGTGACCAGCTATCCGGTAATAGCTGGATCCAGTCTGAAAGGCGCGCTGAGGGACGCTGCCAGAGAGAGAGGGATGGACGAATCGATTTTCGGCGACCAGGACAGGGCGGGAGATGTGCTGGTATCCGACGCCAGGCTTCTCCTCCTTCCGGTGAGGAGCCTCACCGGATCTTACAGGTGGGTCACCTGTCCACACATCCTGGAGAGGCTGAGCAGGGACATGAGGCTCTGCGGCATATCTGATGGATTTGAGGGAGCGAGCGTTGAAAGGGGTAAAGCCTGCTGCACCGACGATCTAAATCAGATCTTCCTGGAGGAGAGGGAGTTCCAGAGATCTAACGGGATAGATGGTGCGCTGATTGATGCTCTGAAGAAGATGGTGCCTCACAAGCAGACCGCATCCAGGCTCGAGAGGCAGCTTGTGATCATCAGCGATGATGATTTCGGGTGGTTTGCCAGCTATGGCCTGCCTGTGATCGCCAGAAACAAGCTGGATGACAACAAGAAGAGCAAGAACCTCTGGTACGAGGAGGCGCTAGCTCCAGACACCCTGATGTATGCGATGGTATTCGAGCGCAAGGATGGTGCGCTGGGCAAAGTGCAGTCTATGTTCGAGACGAAGCCCTACCTACAGCTCGGCGGGAACGAGACCGTGGGGATGGGGTGGTTTGCTGTGAAGATCCTGGAGCAGGGTGAGGGGAGATGA
- the cmr1 gene encoding type III-B CRISPR module RAMP protein Cmr1 produces MIEAKFRIVTPLFMGGADQSTPELRVPGIKGALRFWWRALAWNWCKGDLSKIRDLEGRIFGSTEHGQSGVIMDLCGANAKFTNESFFEKRQGLMYLGYGPIEKGKLTRDYLKPPVDAILRIRIRPKNSDEKAPSESIADQLSKALIAMGLFGGLGSRSRRGFGSFNLIELNVDGKTKFKCPNSKDQLKEEIRKFIKCLNLYDTLPEYTAFSPKTEIYLFKNMNTDPLGLLDGVGNAMIEYRLGTRGKSSGKRIQSRFKADTELAKKGFKADTALAKKGFKADTALAKKIALGEQVNGHPRRLFFGLPHNYHFKDLEKNLEIRGTNHNRRASPLLIHVQMVGTQYTAVATLMPAMFLPSDEQILIRATEEKKKDGGWRMSVDSSSFPESRVNLDTEEAEELMVIRDFLNSSFKRVYPNEHER; encoded by the coding sequence ATGATAGAGGCGAAGTTCCGTATCGTTACACCGCTCTTCATGGGCGGGGCAGATCAGAGTACGCCGGAGCTGCGCGTTCCGGGCATAAAGGGTGCCCTCAGGTTCTGGTGGCGCGCTCTCGCATGGAACTGGTGTAAAGGGGATCTCAGCAAGATTCGAGATCTGGAGGGCCGGATCTTCGGGAGCACAGAGCACGGGCAGTCCGGGGTGATCATGGATCTGTGTGGAGCGAATGCAAAATTCACAAACGAAAGCTTTTTTGAAAAACGCCAGGGCCTGATGTACCTGGGATACGGTCCCATAGAGAAGGGAAAGCTGACTCGAGATTATCTTAAACCGCCCGTTGATGCGATATTGAGGATCCGGATTCGGCCGAAAAATAGCGATGAGAAAGCTCCTTCTGAATCAATCGCAGATCAGCTCTCGAAGGCCCTGATCGCCATGGGCTTATTTGGAGGCCTCGGATCGAGATCGAGGAGAGGATTCGGCTCGTTCAATCTGATCGAGCTGAATGTGGACGGCAAAACGAAATTCAAATGCCCTAACAGCAAAGATCAGCTGAAGGAAGAGATACGGAAGTTTATAAAGTGTCTGAATCTGTACGACACGCTCCCAGAATACACCGCTTTTAGCCCGAAGACAGAGATATATCTTTTTAAAAATATGAACACCGACCCCTTGGGCCTTCTGGACGGGGTTGGCAATGCGATGATTGAGTATCGTCTGGGCACAAGGGGGAAGTCAAGCGGAAAAAGGATACAGAGTAGATTCAAAGCGGACACAGAGCTCGCCAAGAAAGGATTCAAAGCGGACACAGCGCTCGCCAAGAAAGGATTCAAAGCGGACACAGCGCTCGCCAAGAAGATAGCTCTGGGGGAACAGGTAAACGGACATCCACGGCGCCTTTTCTTCGGTCTGCCTCACAACTATCACTTCAAGGATCTGGAAAAGAACCTCGAGATAAGAGGTACAAACCACAATCGCAGGGCAAGCCCGCTGCTGATCCACGTCCAGATGGTGGGCACGCAGTACACCGCGGTTGCAACCCTCATGCCCGCGATGTTCCTGCCATCAGATGAACAAATTCTGATAAGGGCCACGGAAGAAAAGAAAAAGGATGGTGGTTGGAGGATGTCGGTGGACTCCAGCAGCTTCCCGGAATCTCGCGTCAATCTGGACACAGAAGAGGCTGAGGAGCTCATGGTGATCAGGGATTTCCTTAATTCGAGTTTTAAGAGGGTGTATCCAAATGAGCATGAGCGATAG